From Brassica oleracea var. oleracea cultivar TO1000 chromosome C3, BOL, whole genome shotgun sequence, a single genomic window includes:
- the LOC106334577 gene encoding uncharacterized protein LOC106334577, with protein sequence MSEKFPDVFTWIQNIPQITKWNTTSLSFCICHSASDFPNSTLNLIAQRNPNPKIPTFSIIVQSNNHPPLYLWTSKQELNINSNSPNPFDEQTITSLLFSFVESILTYTSNSSNCSTIKVPKPDPSMINGLKDIFNTVILTLSFLVCVYEAPLYLRENCLITLRNHLVTCHARQATTSLMKLLGSNLEEQWMRSVNLAITNWIIERKDNRSNKTTTTPLFSYAFSTYGLWKVQLYCPIEAMEVERSSNPTADSRLLFSLKFNQLEGVMQFNHKVVVRDKWIDVIVKIDNIRYDVIKLVNERLMSRKGAGEHEKHFPSRISLQITPTLQTDFISVSVSKSSNNPGREFEVERSIEGSFDPPNSLGLRVAGREASTMTMTPWKFEQSVLGYTANLNWILYDSSVGGREVFTTKPSRFSIMSPRSWFKDRYARAYRSFTRRGGVIFAGDEYGESVVWKIGKGAMGRRMEWEIKGSIWLTYWPNKYKTFYHETRRLEFTQNLQLTIN encoded by the exons ATGTCCGAGAAGTTCCCTGATGTATTCACATGGATACAAAACATTCCACAAATCACCAAATGGAATACAACTTCTCTTTCCTTTTGTATTTGTCACTCAGCTTCTGATTTCCCAAATTCAACCCTAAATCTTATAGCACAAAGAAACCCTAACCCTAAAATCCCCACTTTCTCCATCATTGTCCAATCCAATAACCATCCTCCTTTGTACCTCTGGACCTCAAAACAAGAACTCAACATCAACTCAAACTCACCAAACCCTTTTGATGAACAAACAATCACCTCTCTCCTCTTTAGTTTTGTTGAATCTATTTTAACTTATACCTCTAATAGTTCCAATTGTTCAACCATCAAAGTCCCTAAGCCTGATCCTTCAATGATCAATGGTCTTAAAGACATCTTCAATACAGTGATCCTCACTCTCTCGTTCCTCGTTTGCGTCTATGAAGCTCCTTTATATCTCCGTGAAAACTGCCTGATCACCCTCAGGAACCATTTGGTAACTTGTCATGCAAGGCAAGCGACCACATCTCTTATGAAGCTTCTAGGGTCTAATTTAGAAGAACAATGGATGAGATCAGTCAATCTAGCAATTACAAATTGGATCATCGAGCGTAAGGATAATCGGAGTAACAAGACCACGACAACTCCTCTGTTCTCTTACGCTTTTTCGACTTATGGACTGTGGAAAGTGCAATTGTATTGTCCTATTGAAGCCATGGAAGTGGAGAGATCGAGCAACCCTACAGCTGATTCGAGATTGTTGTTCTCTCTCAAGTTTAATCAGCTTGAAGGTGTGATGCAATTCAATCATAAAGTTGTAGTTAGAGACAAGTGGATCGATGTGATCGTGAAGATAGACAACATCAG ATATGATGTAATAAAGCTTGTAAACGAGAGACTGATGTCGAGAAAAGGAGCAGGAGAACACGAGAAGCACTTCCCATCAAGGATCTCTCTACAAATAACTCCCACTCTCCAAACCGACTTCATAAGCGTCTCTGTCAGCAAATCATCCAACAACCCTGGACGAGAATTCGAGGTCGAGAGGTCTATAGAAGGCTCGTTCGACCCACCAAACTCTTTAGGCCTAAGAGTAGCTGGACGAGAAGCCTCGACCATGACAATGACCCCATGGAAGTTCGAGCAGTCTGTGCTCGGCTACACGGCCAATTTAAACTGGATCTTGTACGACAGCAGCGTTGGAGGAAGAGAGGTTTTCACGACAAAGCCGTCGAGGTTTTCGATAATGAGCCCGAGGTCTTGGTTTAAGGATAGGTACGCGAGGGCGTATAGGTCATTTACGAGGAGAGGAGGAGTGATATTCGCAGGGGATGAGTATGGAGAGAGCGTGGTGTGGAAGATTGGTAAAGGAGCAATGGGGAGAAGAATGGAATGGGAGATTAAAGGTTCTATTTGGTTGACTTATTGGCCAAATAAGTACAAGACTTTTTACCATGAAACTCGAAGGTTGGAGTTCACGCAGAATCTTCAACTCACCATCAATTAA
- the LOC106334580 gene encoding myosin heavy chain, muscle, producing MEEQIGGSEDRWKGSLENITEMASNLDSLQKLLLKKAVFVEEDTFARASLVSEQARTIKVLEQRVQTLERELDAAITAAAHARSEKRQAEASQKAAESRAQEVTKELENTTKVFKLHMEELREMQEQISKRDNEIKLLESIIQTLGGKERLGKSGVSG from the exons ATGGAGGAGCAGATCGGAGGGAGCGAGGATAGATGGAAGGGATCGTTAGAGAACATAACGGAGATGGCTTCGAATCTCGATTCTCTACAGAAGCTTCTCCTCAAGAAAGCTGTCTTCGTTGAAGAAGACACTTTCGCTAGAGCTTCTCTAGTCTCCGAACAAGCTCGAACCATCAAG GTACTTGAGCAAAGGGTACAAACACTAGAAAGAGAACTAGATGCTGCCATTACAGCTGCTGCTCATGCTCGCTCAGAGAAACGTCAAGCTGAGGCTTCTCAAAAAGCTGCTGAGTCACGTGCGCAAGAGGTTACAAAAGAGCTTGAAAACACCACAA AGGTTTTCAAGCTGCATATGGAAGAGCTCCGAGAGATGCAAGAACAGATATCCAAACGCGATAACGAGATTAAGCTCTTGGAATCTATAATCCAAACGCTTGGCGGAAAAGAGCGATTGGGAAAAAGCGGTGTGAGTGGATGA